One genomic window of Meles meles chromosome 3, mMelMel3.1 paternal haplotype, whole genome shotgun sequence includes the following:
- the LOC123938526 gene encoding immunity-related GTPase family M protein-like codes for MQPSPSLHTPSPTSFTSAGPHDEDWSILSISDFGNTEKASKEWKLPEIVSVIKETMKTASSTLVRIAVTGDSGNGMSSFINALRGIGQEEEDSAPTGVVRTTQIPTLYFFSHMPNVELWDLPGTGAATQSLETYLEEIQFSKYDLFIIIASEQFSMNLVKLAKIIQGRGKKFYVVWTKLDRDLSTRVVSKEKLLQDIQENIRVALQNEGVYEPIIFLVSNFDPFLHDFPELKKSLCREVSDIRYHKPQQKLSDTYGKIINDKAITFWEQTGSESFQDSFGIQNANDLEEFLNACHSFFGLDDESLQEVAQSMGKPMEEYKAIMKSQDLHTVLSRDWVLSWTNCNRDTCLYSVLNRIPFVGNTGFHYLRVWNQWRLLNNVTQDTETILKKVLTDAAI; via the coding sequence ATGCAGCCCTCCCCGTCCCTTCACACCCCATCACCTACATCCTTCACCTCTGCTGGGCCACACGATGAAGACTGGAGCATCTTATCTATATCGGATTTCGGGAACACAGAAAAAGCTTCCAAAGAATGGAAGTTGCCAGAGATAGTCTCTGTGATCAAGGAGACCATGAAGACAGCATCCAGTACCTTAGTGAGAATTGCAGTGACTGGGGACTCTGGCAATGGCATGTCCTCCTTCATCAATGCACTGCGGGGAattgggcaggaggaggaggactcaGCTCCCACAGGTGTGGTGAGAACCACCCAGATACCCACTCTCTACTTTTTCTCCcacatgcccaatgtggagctatGGGACCTGCCTGGCACAGGGGCTGCCACCCAAAGCCTGGAGACCTATCTGGAGGAAATCCAGTTTAGCAAGTATGACCTCTTCATCATCATTGCATCTGAACAGTTCAGCATGAATCTCGTGAAGCTTGCCAAAATCATCCAGGGACGGGGAAAGAAGTTCTACGTTGTCTGGACCAAGCTGGACAGAGACCTCAGTACACGTGTAGTCTCAAAGGAAAAACTCCTGCAGGATATCCAGGAGAATATCCGGGTAGCTCTCCAGAATGAAGGAGTGTATGAACCCATCATATTTCTGGTCTCCAACTTTGACCCCTTCTTGCATGACTTCCCAGAGCTTAAGAAGAGCTTGTGCAGAGAAGTGTCTGACATCAGGTACCATAAGCCCCAACAGAAACTGTCTGACACCTATGGGAAGATCATTAATGATAAAGCAATCACTTTTTGGGAGCAAACAGGCTCAGAGTCTTTCCAGGACAGCTTCGGCATCCAGAATGCAAATGATCTTGAGGAGTTTTTGAATGCCTGCCACTCATTCTTTGGTTTGGATGATGAGTCTCTCCAGGAGGTGGCCCAGAGTATGGGAAAACCTATGGAGGAGTACAAGGCCATTATGAAGTCTCAGGATCTACACACTGTCCTCAGCAGGGACTGGGTATTATCATGGACAAATTGTAATAGAGACACTTGCTTATATTCGGTTCTGAACAGAATCCCATTTGTAGGTAATACCGGTTTCCACTACCTTAGAGTGTGGAATCAGTGGCGCCTCCTTAACAATGTcacccaggacactgagaccatccTGAAGAAAGTTCTGACAGATGCCGCCATCTGA